Proteins from a genomic interval of Oncorhynchus kisutch isolate 150728-3 linkage group LG28, Okis_V2, whole genome shotgun sequence:
- the LOC109872837 gene encoding transcriptional activator protein Pur-alpha, with amino-acid sequence MADRDSGSEQGGAATGPGVGSMHPVTGGAGSASGLQHETQELASKRVDIQNKRFYLDVKQNAKGRFLKIAEVGAGGNKSRLTLSMSVAVEFRDYLGDFIEHYAQLGPSNPDIAQDEPRRALKSEFLVRENRKYYMDLKENQRGRFLRIRQTVNRGPGLGSTQGQTIALPAQGLIEFRDALAKLIDDYGVDDEPAELPEGTSLTVDNKRFFFDVGSNKYGVFMRVSEVKPTYRNSITVPYKVWSKFGNTFCKYAEEMKKIQEKQREKRACEMQQQEETHADDADED; translated from the coding sequence aTGGCGGACAGAGACAGTGGAAGTGAGCAGGGAGGAGCAGCCACGGGCCCGGGCGTCGGTTCCATGCACCCAGTGACAGGAGGGGCGGGCTCGGCTTCCGGGCTGCAGCACGAGACGCAAGAGCTGGCGTCGAAACGGGTTGACATTCAAAACAAACGTTTCTACCTGGACGTGAAGCAGAACGCAAAAGGCCGCTTCTTGAAGATAGCCGAAGTCGGGGCCGGGGGAAACAAGAGCCGCCTCACTCTCTCCATGTCAGTGGCAGTAGAGTTCCGTGACTACTTAGGGGACTTCATCGAACATTATGCCCAATTAGGTCCTAGCAATCCGGATATCGCACAGGATGAGCCGAGGCGAGCACTTAAAAGCGAATTCTTGGTTCGGGAGAATCGGAAGTACTACATGGATCTGAAAGAGAACCAGAGAGGCCGGTTTCTGAGGATTCGACAGACCGTGAACCGGGGGCCCGGTTTGGGATCCACGCAAGGCCAGACGATTGCTCTTCCTGCCCAGGGACTTATTGAGTTTCGTGACGCTTTGGCTAAACTCATTGACGACTACGGAGTAGATGACGAACCTGCGGAGTTGCCCGAAGGGACCTCCTTGACAGTGGACAACAAACGCTTTTTCTTCGACGTGGGCTCCAATAAGTACGGAGTGTTCATGAGGGTAAGTGAGGTGAAGCCAACATACCGCAACTCTATCACGGTGCCCTACAAAGTGTGGTCCAAGTTTGGGAATACGTTCTGTAAATACGCGGAGGAGATGAAGAAGATCCAAGAGAAACAGCGGGAGAAAAGGGCATGTGAGATGCAACAGCAAGAGGAGACGCATGCTGATGATGCGGACGAGGATTGA